In one window of Miscanthus floridulus cultivar M001 chromosome 12, ASM1932011v1, whole genome shotgun sequence DNA:
- the LOC136496492 gene encoding protein NUCLEAR FUSION DEFECTIVE 4-like yields MAGSGGGGPGPGRVKAGSRPPWVGLAAAVWVQVAAGSAYVFPLYSHAIKEALGYNQQALTMLGVGNDVGENVGLVPGVLANRLPPWLILVIGSACAFFGFGTLWLAVTKTVAMPYWVLWIALCIGTNSSAWLGTAALVTNMRNFPLSRGTVAGLIKGYVAVSAAVYTETFNGMLGNSPTNLLLLLALGIPIACIVVMYFVRPCTPSLDEDNSTEHSHFMYTQISSVVLGIYLMVATILGDTLKLSQAVTYLLFGIMILLLLAPLAIPIKMTLYPNKQTKEKPSTLAPSYSTDSLSGADPENSQPLLGSASTTLATGTNESDDSTDLDLLLAEGEGAVNLKKKRGPRRGDDFTFLEALVKADFWLLFVVYFCGVGTGVTVLNNLAQVGMSVGANDTTILLCLFGFCNFAGRILGGSVSEYFVRSRMLPRPFWMMCTQIIMVVTFLLFATGLHSLIYVSTTLLGICYGVQFAVMIPTVSELFGLKDFGLMYNFMLLVNPLGALFFSALLAGYVYDKEAARQHPGVLEPSDCYGPDCFRLTFYVCALVCCCGTLLSVLFISRIKPVYQMLYASGSFRHPRSQQQLH; encoded by the exons ATGGCGGGCAGTGGAGGAGGAgggccggggccggggcgggTGAAGGCGGGGAGCCGCCCGCCGTGGGTCGggctggcggcggcggtgtgGGTGCAGGTGGCGGCGGGGAGCGCCTACGTGTTCCCGCTTTACTCGCACGCCATCAAGGAGGCGCTCGGGTACAACCAGCAGGCGCTCACCATGCTCGGCGTCGGCAACGACGTCGGCGAGAACGTGGGGCTCGTCCCTGGGGTGCTCGCCAACCGCCTCCCGCCCTGGCTCATCCTCGTCATCGGCTCCGCCTGCGCCTTCTTCGGCTTCGGCACGCTCTGGCTCGCCGTCACCAAGACCGTCGCCATGCCTTACTGGGTG TTGTGGATAGCTTTATGTATTGGCACGAACAGCAGTGCATGGTTGGGCACTGCTGCTCTTGTGACCAACATGAGGAATTTCCCTCTCAGCCGAGGCACTGTTGCTGGTCTCATCAAGGGTTATGTTGCTGTTAGTGCTGCTGTCTACACTGAAACGTTTAATGGAATGCTAGGGAATTCACCCACAAATCTTTTGCTGTTGCTTGCCTTGGGGATCCCAATAGCATGTATTGTGGTGATGTATTTTGTTAGGCCTTGCACTCCATCACTGGATGAGGACAACTCAACAGAACACAGCCATTTCATGTACACACAAATCTCAAGTGTGGTTCTCGGAATATACCTTATGGTTGCTACAATACTTGGTGATACTTTAAAACTAAGCCAGGCTGTCACCTATCTTTTGTTTGGTATAATGATACTTTTGCTCCTTGCTCCACTCGCAATACCAATTAAGATGACACTTTatccaaacaaacaaacaaaggaAAAGCCCAGCACCCTTGCCCCATCTTATTCAACTGATAGTCTGTCTGGTGCGGATCCAGAGAACTCACAACCACTTCTGGGCAGTGCCTCAACAACACTTGCTACAGGTACCAATGAATCTGATGACAGTACTGATTTGGATCTTCTATTGGCTGAGGGTGAGGGGGCAGTGAATTTGAAAAAGAAAAGAGGGCCAAGAAGGGGGGATGATTTCACATTCCTTGAAGCCTTAGTAAAGGCGGACTTCTGGCTACTGTTTGTTGTTTACTTTTGTGGAGTTGGCACAGGAGTCACTGTTCTCAACAACCTGGCTCAGGTTGGAATGTCTGTTGGTGCTAATGACACAACTATTTTGTTGTGCCTCTTTGGCTTCTGCAACTTTGCTGGCCGTATCCTTGGTGGATCTGTCTCTGAATATTTCGTAAG GTCAAGGATGCTCCCTCGTCCTTTCTGGATGATGTGCACACAAATAATCATGGTGGTAACGTTCCTACTCTTTGCAACTGGTCTTCATAGCTTGATTTATGTTTCAACTACTCTCCTGGGGATATGCTACGGGGTCCAATTTGCTGTCATGATACCAACGGTCTCGGAGCTTTTTGGGCTGAAGGACTTCGGGCTAATGTACAACTTCATGCTGTTAGTGAATCCACTGGGTGCATTATTTTTCTCAGCTCTTCTTGCTGGCTACGTCTATGACAAGGAGGCAGCAAGGCAGCACCCAGGTGTGCTGGAGCCTTCCGACTGCTATGGGCCTGATTGTTTCAGATTGACTTTCTATGTCTGTGCCCTCGTATGTTGCTGCGGTACCCTGTTGAGCGTGCTCTTCATATCGAGGATAAAGCCGGTCTATCAGATGCTCTACGCAAGCGGATCCTTCAGACATCCTCGGAGCCAACAGCAGCTCCACTGA